A genomic stretch from Erwinia sp. E_sp_B01_1 includes:
- the ptsN gene encoding PTS IIA-like nitrogen regulatory protein PtsN, with protein sequence MNNELKLELSSVLNVSCTRSGVHCQSKKRALEIISELAAKQLNLPHQTIFEAILTRERMGSTGIGNGIAIPHGKLVEDTLRAVGVFIRLDQPIAFDAIDNQPVDLLFALLVPADQCKTHLHTLSLVAKRLADKTVCRRLRAAQTDEELFGIMAESPEESH encoded by the coding sequence ATGAACAATGAATTAAAACTGGAACTGAGCTCGGTACTGAATGTCTCCTGCACCCGCAGCGGCGTTCATTGCCAGAGTAAAAAGCGGGCGCTGGAAATTATCAGCGAGTTAGCGGCCAAACAGCTTAACCTTCCGCACCAGACCATCTTTGAAGCGATTCTGACTCGCGAACGCATGGGAAGCACTGGTATCGGCAATGGTATTGCTATACCGCATGGTAAGCTGGTTGAAGATACACTGCGTGCAGTGGGCGTGTTTATCCGTCTGGATCAGCCAATTGCTTTCGATGCCATTGATAATCAACCGGTGGATCTGCTTTTTGCCTTGCTGGTGCCGGCCGATCAGTGCAAAACACACCTGCATACGCTGTCGCTGGTCGCCAAACGTCTGGCAGATAAAACTGTCTGTCGCCGCCTGCGGGCAGCACAGACGGATGAAGAGCTCTTTGGGATCATGGCTGAAAGCCCTGAAGAGAGCCACTGA
- the hpf gene encoding ribosome hibernation promoting factor, whose amino-acid sequence MQLNITGQHVEITDPLRDFVTTKFAKLEQYFDRINQVYIVLKVEKVTQIADATLHVNGGELHATSEDKDMYAAIDGLIDKLTRQLNKHKDKLKQH is encoded by the coding sequence ATGCAACTCAATATTACCGGGCAACACGTTGAAATCACCGATCCTCTGCGTGATTTTGTGACAACCAAATTTGCCAAACTGGAGCAGTATTTTGACCGGATTAATCAGGTCTATATTGTTCTGAAGGTCGAAAAGGTCACCCAAATAGCGGATGCCACGCTCCATGTAAACGGCGGTGAGTTGCATGCCACCTCGGAAGATAAAGATATGTACGCGGCGATTGACGGCCTGATAGACAAGCTGACGCGCCAACTCAATAAACACAAAGACAAGCTGAAGCAGCACTAA
- the rpoN gene encoding RNA polymerase factor sigma-54 gives MKQGLQLRLSQQLAMTPQLQQAIRLLQLSTLELQQEIQLALESNPLLEQTDIHEEVDAREYQEKEALDTREALEQKDMPEELPLDATWDEIYTAGTPSGTGTDYHDDELPVYQGETTQTLQDYLMWQVELTPFTETDRAIATSIVDAVDDTGYLTASLDEILDSIGNDELTMDEVEAVLKRVQRFDPVGVCARDLRDCLLVQLSQFVPDVPGLKEARLIVSEHLDLLANHDFRSLMRVTRLKEDVLKVAMQVIQSLDPRPGQSINTSEPEYVIPDVLVRKTSNRWVVELNSDSVPRLKINQHYASLGGNTRNDSDSQFIRSNLQEAKWLIKSLESRNDTLLKVTRCIVDQQQAFFEQGEEFMRPMVLADIASAVDMHESTISRVTTQKYLHSPRGIFELKYFFSSHVNTEGGGEASSTAIRALVKKLISAENPAKPLSDSKLTTLLSDQGIMVARRTVAKYRESLSIPPSNQRKQLV, from the coding sequence ATGAAGCAAGGTTTGCAACTCAGGCTCAGCCAACAGCTTGCCATGACGCCACAACTGCAGCAGGCTATTCGTCTTCTGCAGCTCTCTACGCTTGAACTCCAGCAGGAAATTCAGCTGGCGCTGGAAAGCAATCCGTTGCTTGAGCAAACCGACATTCATGAAGAAGTGGACGCTCGCGAGTATCAGGAGAAAGAAGCGCTGGATACCCGTGAAGCGCTTGAACAAAAAGATATGCCGGAGGAACTTCCTCTGGATGCGACATGGGATGAGATCTACACCGCTGGTACTCCTTCAGGCACCGGGACGGATTATCACGACGATGAGCTGCCGGTGTATCAGGGAGAGACAACACAGACGCTTCAGGATTACCTGATGTGGCAGGTTGAACTCACGCCCTTTACGGAGACGGACCGGGCTATAGCCACTTCCATTGTTGATGCGGTTGATGACACCGGGTACCTCACTGCCTCGCTGGATGAGATTCTGGACAGCATTGGTAACGACGAACTGACCATGGATGAAGTGGAAGCGGTGCTGAAACGCGTGCAGCGCTTCGATCCGGTCGGCGTCTGCGCCCGCGATCTGCGGGACTGCCTGCTGGTGCAGCTTTCACAATTTGTCCCGGATGTACCAGGCTTAAAAGAGGCCCGGCTGATCGTCAGTGAACATCTCGACCTGCTGGCTAATCATGATTTTCGCAGTCTGATGCGGGTGACTCGCCTGAAAGAAGATGTGCTGAAAGTAGCGATGCAGGTGATTCAGTCCCTTGATCCTCGCCCCGGTCAGTCCATCAATACCAGCGAGCCAGAGTACGTTATTCCGGATGTGCTGGTGCGTAAAACCAGCAACCGCTGGGTGGTGGAACTTAACTCTGACAGCGTTCCAAGACTGAAAATTAATCAGCACTATGCCTCACTGGGCGGTAACACACGTAATGACAGTGACAGCCAGTTTATCCGCAGCAATCTGCAGGAAGCGAAATGGCTGATTAAAAGTCTGGAAAGCAGAAATGATACGCTACTGAAAGTGACCCGCTGTATCGTCGATCAGCAGCAGGCTTTTTTTGAGCAGGGCGAAGAATTTATGCGCCCCATGGTGCTGGCGGATATTGCCAGCGCCGTTGATATGCATGAGTCCACTATTTCCCGCGTGACCACGCAAAAGTATCTGCACAGCCCACGCGGTATTTTTGAATTGAAGTATTTTTTCTCCAGCCACGTCAACACCGAGGGCGGAGGCGAAGCCTCTTCCACGGCGATACGCGCGCTGGTGAAAAAATTAATCTCGGCGGAGAATCCCGCCAAACCTCTGAGCGACAGCAAGCTCACCACCCTGCTTTCCGATCAGGGGATTATGGTGGCACGGCGGACTGTAGCGAAGTACCGAGAGTCTTTATCCATCCCGCCCTCAAATCAGCGAAAACAGCTGGTCTGA
- the lptB gene encoding LPS export ABC transporter ATP-binding protein — MATLIAENLAKAYKGRRVVEDVSLQVKSGEIVGLLGPNGAGKTTTFYMVVGIVPRDAGRIIIDDEDISILPLHARARRGIGYLPQEASIFRRLSVYDNLMAVLQIRDDLTTEQREDRANELMNEFHIEHLRNSMGQALSGGERRRVEIARALAANPKFILLDEPFAGVDPISVIDIKKIIEHLRDSGLGVLITDHNVRETLAVCERAYIVSQGHLIAHGTPGEILEDEQVKRVYLGEEFRL; from the coding sequence ATGGCTACTTTAATTGCGGAAAACCTGGCGAAGGCTTACAAAGGCCGTCGCGTGGTCGAAGATGTCAGCCTGCAGGTCAAATCCGGTGAAATTGTTGGCCTGCTTGGCCCCAACGGTGCAGGCAAGACCACCACTTTTTACATGGTCGTGGGCATTGTCCCGCGTGATGCGGGTCGGATCATCATTGATGATGAAGATATCAGTATCCTGCCGCTGCATGCCCGCGCGCGACGCGGTATTGGTTATCTGCCGCAGGAGGCGTCGATTTTCCGCCGCCTGAGCGTTTACGATAACCTGATGGCCGTGCTGCAAATCCGCGACGATCTGACCACAGAACAGCGTGAAGATCGGGCGAATGAGCTGATGAATGAATTCCATATTGAGCATCTGCGCAACAGCATGGGCCAGGCACTCTCGGGCGGCGAACGCCGCCGTGTTGAGATAGCCCGCGCCCTGGCTGCAAACCCTAAATTCATTCTGCTGGATGAGCCTTTTGCAGGTGTTGACCCCATCTCCGTTATCGATATTAAGAAAATTATCGAACACCTGCGTGACAGCGGATTGGGCGTGCTCATCACTGACCATAACGTGCGTGAGACGCTGGCCGTTTGTGAGCGTGCTTACATCGTCAGCCAGGGACATTTAATTGCGCACGGCACTCCTGGAGAGATTCTGGAGGATGAACAAGTTAAGCGAGTCTATTTAGGTGAAGAGTTCAGACTCTGA
- the lptA gene encoding lipopolysaccharide ABC transporter substrate-binding protein LptA, whose product MKSKMKNNLKFLTLSLLLAASLPAFALTGDSEKPVNVDSENQALDMQGNVATFTGNVIVTQGSIKITADKVVVTRPGGDSNKTIVDAYGNPATFYQLQDNGKPVKGHAQKMHYELAKDFVELTDNAYLEQLDSNVKGDRITYLVKEQKMQAYGSSGKRVTTILVPSQLQDKGTQSTGPKKSN is encoded by the coding sequence ATGAAATCCAAAATGAAAAATAACCTTAAGTTTCTGACGCTCAGCTTGCTGTTGGCGGCCAGCCTGCCCGCTTTCGCGCTGACAGGCGACTCAGAGAAGCCGGTCAACGTTGATTCAGAAAATCAGGCGCTGGACATGCAGGGCAACGTCGCGACCTTTACCGGAAACGTGATCGTGACCCAGGGCTCAATCAAAATTACTGCAGATAAGGTTGTGGTTACCCGTCCGGGCGGCGACAGCAACAAAACGATTGTTGATGCCTATGGTAATCCTGCCACTTTCTATCAGCTGCAGGACAATGGTAAACCCGTAAAAGGTCACGCTCAGAAAATGCACTATGAGCTGGCAAAAGACTTTGTCGAGCTGACTGATAATGCTTATCTGGAGCAGCTCGACAGCAACGTGAAAGGCGATCGTATTACCTATCTGGTGAAAGAGCAGAAGATGCAGGCTTACGGCAGCTCAGGTAAGCGCGTGACGACCATCCTGGTTCCTTCTCAGTTGCAGGACAAAGGCACCCAGTCAACCGGACCAAAAAAGAGTAACTAA
- the lptC gene encoding LPS export ABC transporter periplasmic protein LptC encodes MSKTRRWITLLLALIAIVLIGWNLAGPDDSSTPIASNDQEPTYTSQTSNTVVYNPEGALNYKLVSDKVTYFSTEAVSWFDNPVMTMYDENKIATWSVRADKAKLTNDRMLYLYGHVEVNSLTQDAQLERIKTDNAVVNLVTQDVTSEDQVTLYGRSFTSTGMKMRGNLRKKTAELIEKVKTSYEIQNEK; translated from the coding sequence ATGAGTAAAACCAGGCGTTGGATTACACTATTACTGGCTCTGATAGCCATAGTGCTGATTGGCTGGAATCTGGCCGGTCCGGATGACAGCTCTACTCCCATAGCAAGCAACGATCAGGAACCTACCTACACGAGCCAAACCTCAAATACGGTGGTCTATAACCCTGAAGGCGCCCTGAACTACAAACTCGTCTCTGACAAAGTGACCTATTTTTCAACGGAGGCGGTCAGCTGGTTCGATAACCCGGTGATGACCATGTACGATGAAAATAAAATAGCGACCTGGTCTGTCCGGGCGGACAAAGCAAAACTGACCAATGACCGTATGTTGTATCTTTACGGCCACGTTGAGGTCAACAGCCTGACGCAAGATGCTCAACTTGAGCGGATCAAGACCGATAATGCCGTAGTAAACCTCGTCACTCAGGATGTCACATCGGAAGATCAGGTGACCCTTTATGGCCGTAGCTTTACCTCTACCGGGATGAAGATGCGTGGAAATTTACGGAAGAAAACTGCCGAGTTGATTGAAAAGGTCAAAACCTCTTATGAAATCCAAAATGAAAAATAA
- the kdsD gene encoding arabinose-5-phosphate isomerase KdsD translates to MAPGNHAPGFDFQQAGIDVLTIERQGLEQLDQYINEDFTQACERIYSCLGKVVVMGMGKSGHIGKKMAATFASTGTPAFFVHPAEASHGDLGMVSAGDIVIAISNSGESSEILALIPVLKRLHVSLICMTSKPESAMGRAADIHLCVKVPQEACPLGLAPTSSTTATLVMGDALAVALLKARGFTAEDFALSHPGGALGRKLLLTVNDIMHTGDEIPNVSRDASLRDALLEITRKNMGMTVICNDLMKIEGIFTDGDLRRVFDMGIDIHHASIASVMTPGGIRVRPNLLAVDALNLMQSRNITAVMVADGDTLLGVVHMHDMLRAGVV, encoded by the coding sequence ATGGCACCTGGCAATCATGCACCTGGCTTTGACTTTCAACAGGCCGGTATTGATGTCCTGACGATTGAACGACAGGGCCTTGAACAGCTGGACCAGTATATCAATGAAGATTTTACCCAGGCCTGTGAACGCATCTACAGCTGCCTCGGAAAAGTCGTTGTGATGGGGATGGGGAAATCAGGCCATATTGGCAAGAAGATGGCAGCAACATTTGCCAGTACCGGGACCCCTGCCTTCTTTGTCCATCCAGCTGAAGCCAGTCATGGCGATCTGGGTATGGTCAGCGCAGGCGATATCGTTATTGCCATCTCAAATTCCGGCGAATCCTCGGAAATCCTGGCGCTGATCCCGGTGCTGAAACGCCTGCACGTTTCGCTGATTTGCATGACCAGCAAGCCCGAGAGCGCAATGGGCCGTGCTGCTGATATCCATCTCTGTGTTAAAGTACCGCAGGAAGCCTGCCCTCTCGGTCTGGCTCCCACCTCCAGCACAACGGCAACGCTGGTGATGGGCGATGCCCTGGCGGTAGCCTTACTGAAAGCGCGGGGTTTCACCGCAGAAGACTTTGCCCTGTCCCACCCGGGCGGCGCGCTGGGCCGCAAGCTGCTGCTTACCGTGAACGATATTATGCACACGGGTGACGAGATCCCTAACGTCAGCCGCGATGCCTCCCTGCGCGATGCACTGCTGGAAATTACCCGTAAAAATATGGGCATGACAGTCATCTGCAACGACCTGATGAAGATCGAAGGTATCTTCACCGATGGTGACCTGCGCAGGGTGTTTGATATGGGAATTGATATTCATCATGCCAGTATTGCCAGCGTGATGACGCCAGGGGGAATCAGGGTGCGTCCAAACCTGCTGGCCGTTGATGCCCTTAACCTGATGCAAAGCCGGAATATCACCGCCGTAATGGTTGCCGATGGCGATACGCTGCTTGGTGTGGTGCATATGCATGACATGCTGCGCGCTGGCGTGGTTTAA
- the mlaE gene encoding lipid asymmetry maintenance ABC transporter permease subunit MlaE, whose product MLLRALGRQGINTCASFGRAGLMLFHALVGIPHFRKHTPLVIKQLYSIGVLSLLIIVVSGLFIGMVLGLQGYLVLNTYGADSSLGMLVALSLLRELGPVVTALLFAGRAGSALTAEIGLMKATEQLSSMEMMAVDPLRRIISPRFWAGFISMPLLTLIFVAVGVMGGAIVGVSWKGIDSGFFWSAMQNAVDVRTDIVNCVIKSAVFAFTVTWIALFNGYDAIPTSEGISRATTRTVVHASLAVLGLDFVLTALMFGN is encoded by the coding sequence ATGTTATTACGTGCGCTTGGACGACAGGGGATCAATACCTGCGCCTCCTTTGGTCGTGCCGGATTAATGCTTTTTCACGCGCTGGTGGGCATTCCTCACTTCCGTAAACATACGCCACTGGTGATCAAACAGCTCTACAGTATTGGTGTGCTTTCGCTGCTGATTATTGTGGTGTCGGGTTTATTCATCGGCATGGTACTGGGATTGCAGGGCTATCTGGTTTTAAACACTTATGGTGCGGACAGCAGCCTCGGCATGCTGGTGGCCCTTTCGCTGCTGCGTGAACTGGGGCCGGTAGTGACTGCGCTCCTCTTTGCTGGTCGGGCTGGCTCAGCGCTGACGGCAGAAATAGGGTTGATGAAAGCGACCGAACAGCTTTCCAGTATGGAGATGATGGCGGTCGATCCTCTGCGAAGAATTATCTCGCCTCGCTTCTGGGCTGGCTTTATCAGCATGCCTTTGCTGACGCTGATTTTTGTCGCCGTTGGCGTCATGGGCGGTGCCATTGTGGGTGTGAGCTGGAAAGGCATCGACAGCGGCTTCTTCTGGTCTGCGATGCAAAACGCCGTGGATGTACGCACTGACATTGTTAACTGCGTGATCAAAAGTGCCGTCTTCGCCTTTACGGTGACCTGGATTGCTCTGTTCAATGGTTATGATGCTATCCCCACTTCGGAAGGGATTAGCCGGGCGACCACTCGCACTGTAGTACATGCTTCTCTGGCGGTACTCGGTTTAGATTTTGTGCTGACTGCACTGATGTTTGGGAACTGA
- the mlaD gene encoding outer membrane lipid asymmetry maintenance protein MlaD encodes MQTKKSEIWVGVFLLLALCAALFLCLRVADLKSLGNEPTWKLYATFDNIGGLKTGSPVKIGGVVIGRVTDIGLDEKTYLPRVSMDIEEKYNQLPDTSSLAIRTSGLLGEQFLALNVGFDDPDMGTAMLKDGSTLQDTKSAMVLEDLIGQFLYKSGDGNDKKEASPVAPEANGQPAPTNP; translated from the coding sequence ATGCAAACGAAAAAAAGCGAAATTTGGGTAGGGGTATTTTTACTGTTGGCGCTTTGTGCAGCCTTGTTCCTGTGTCTGCGTGTGGCAGATTTAAAATCCCTGGGGAATGAACCTACCTGGAAGCTGTATGCCACTTTTGACAACATCGGCGGGTTGAAAACAGGCTCACCGGTTAAAATCGGGGGAGTGGTCATTGGTCGGGTAACGGATATCGGGCTGGATGAAAAAACCTATTTACCGCGCGTGTCGATGGATATTGAAGAGAAATACAATCAGCTGCCGGACACCAGCTCACTGGCGATAAGAACGTCTGGCCTGCTGGGCGAGCAGTTTCTGGCGCTGAACGTGGGTTTTGACGATCCTGACATGGGAACAGCTATGCTTAAAGATGGCAGTACCCTTCAGGACACCAAATCGGCAATGGTGCTTGAAGATTTGATTGGCCAGTTCTTGTATAAGAGCGGCGATGGGAACGACAAGAAAGAAGCTTCACCGGTGGCACCGGAAGCAAACGGGCAGCCTGCCCCGACTAATCCATAA
- the mlaC gene encoding phospholipid-binding protein MlaC: MFKRFLMVAMLIIAPVAANAAADKTNPYQMMNEAAAKTFTRLKTEQPKIKQDPDYLRQVVREELLPYVQVKYAGALVLGRYYKEATPAQREAYFNAFGDYLAQAYGQALALYNGQTYQIAPEQSYADKTIIAIRVTIVDPNGRPPVRLDFQWRKNSRTGEWQAYDMIAEGVSMITTKQNEWSDTLRQKGVDGLTQLLKSYANQPITLDKQQ, translated from the coding sequence ATGTTTAAACGTTTCCTGATGGTGGCAATGCTGATTATTGCACCTGTAGCGGCCAATGCCGCAGCTGATAAAACCAATCCTTATCAAATGATGAATGAGGCGGCAGCGAAAACCTTTACCCGTCTTAAAACTGAACAGCCGAAAATCAAACAGGATCCTGACTACCTGCGCCAGGTTGTGCGGGAAGAGCTGCTACCCTATGTACAGGTCAAATACGCCGGAGCCCTGGTGTTAGGTCGTTACTACAAAGAAGCGACACCAGCCCAGCGTGAAGCCTATTTCAACGCTTTTGGGGATTATCTGGCTCAGGCCTATGGTCAGGCGCTGGCGCTGTATAACGGACAGACTTACCAGATTGCTCCCGAACAGTCTTATGCTGATAAGACCATCATTGCTATCCGCGTCACTATTGTTGATCCCAATGGACGCCCTCCTGTGCGTCTCGATTTCCAGTGGCGTAAAAACAGCCGCACTGGCGAGTGGCAGGCCTATGACATGATTGCGGAAGGCGTATCCATGATCACCACCAAGCAGAATGAATGGAGCGACACGCTGCGCCAGAAAGGCGTAGATGGCCTGACCCAGTTGCTTAAGTCTTACGCAAATCAGCCCATCACTCTGGATAAACAGCAGTAA
- the mlaB gene encoding lipid asymmetry maintenance protein MlaB has translation MREQLSWHLEANQLCLSGELERETLSALWAQRETVMKQIDTIDVSALERVDSAGLALLVHLRHIALQQGKAPLFTGINDKLRSLITLYNLQQIIVSHG, from the coding sequence ATGCGCGAACAACTGAGCTGGCATCTTGAGGCGAATCAGTTATGTCTCTCGGGTGAACTGGAGCGTGAGACGCTGTCCGCGCTCTGGGCACAGCGTGAAACGGTGATGAAACAGATCGATACAATCGATGTTTCAGCGCTGGAGAGGGTGGATTCTGCCGGGTTAGCGCTGCTGGTGCATCTGCGTCACATTGCGTTGCAACAGGGCAAAGCGCCTTTGTTTACGGGCATCAACGACAAACTACGTTCGTTAATTACCCTCTACAATTTGCAGCAGATCATTGTTTCGCACGGGTAA
- the ibaG gene encoding BolA family iron metabolism protein IbaG encodes MENSEIQSVLMGALPLQEVHVTGDGSHFQVIAVGDLFGELSRVKKQQTVYAPLMAYIADNRIHAVSIKTFTPDEWARDRKLNGF; translated from the coding sequence ATGGAAAATAGTGAAATTCAATCCGTGCTGATGGGCGCGTTACCGCTGCAGGAAGTCCACGTTACTGGCGATGGCAGCCATTTTCAGGTTATCGCTGTGGGCGATCTGTTTGGCGAGTTGAGCCGCGTGAAGAAACAGCAGACCGTCTACGCTCCGCTGATGGCTTATATCGCTGATAACCGTATCCATGCAGTATCGATCAAGACATTTACCCCGGATGAGTGGGCGCGCGACCGTAAGTTAAACGGTTTTTAA
- the murA gene encoding UDP-N-acetylglucosamine 1-carboxyvinyltransferase, which translates to MDKFRVQGPTRLSGEVTISGAKNAALPILFAALLAEEPVEIQNVPKLKDIDTTMKLLGQLGVKAERNGSVHLDASKVDIYCAPYELVKTMRASIWALGPLVARFGQGQVSLPGGCAIGARPVDLHITGLEQLGAEIKLEEGYVKASVDGRLKGAHIVMDKVSVGATVTIMSAATLATGTTVIENAAREPEIVDTANFLNTLGAKITGAGSDRITIVGVERLGGGVYRVLPDRIETGTFLIAAAISGGKVMCRATQPDTLDAVLAKLREAGADIETGEDWISLDMHGKRPKAVNFRTAPHPGFPTDMQAQFSLLNLVAEGTGVITETIFENRFMHIPELIRMGAHAEIESNTAICHGVEKLSGAQVMATDLRASASLVLAGCIAEGTTIVDRIYHIDRGYEHIEDKLKAMGANIERVSGEE; encoded by the coding sequence ATGGATAAATTTCGTGTGCAGGGTCCTACCCGTTTAAGCGGGGAAGTGACAATTTCCGGCGCTAAAAACGCAGCGCTGCCGATCCTGTTCGCAGCTCTGCTGGCGGAAGAGCCCGTAGAGATTCAGAATGTCCCGAAACTGAAAGACATTGATACCACCATGAAGCTGCTCGGTCAGCTTGGGGTGAAGGCTGAACGCAACGGCTCCGTGCATCTGGATGCCAGTAAAGTTGATATCTACTGTGCACCTTATGAACTGGTTAAAACCATGCGTGCTTCTATCTGGGCACTTGGCCCTTTGGTCGCGCGTTTCGGTCAGGGCCAGGTTTCCCTGCCAGGCGGCTGTGCTATCGGCGCCCGTCCTGTTGACCTGCATATTACGGGTCTGGAGCAGCTGGGTGCAGAGATCAAACTCGAAGAGGGCTACGTTAAAGCTTCTGTCGATGGCCGCCTGAAAGGCGCACATATCGTAATGGACAAGGTCAGTGTTGGCGCTACCGTAACCATCATGAGTGCGGCTACGCTGGCAACCGGCACCACCGTTATCGAAAATGCGGCCCGCGAGCCAGAAATTGTGGATACGGCTAACTTCCTGAACACGCTGGGGGCAAAAATCACCGGCGCAGGTAGCGATCGTATTACCATCGTGGGTGTGGAACGTCTGGGTGGCGGTGTTTACCGCGTGCTGCCAGATCGTATTGAAACCGGTACTTTCCTGATTGCTGCCGCTATCTCCGGCGGGAAAGTCATGTGTCGTGCGACCCAGCCTGATACGCTGGATGCGGTGCTGGCTAAGCTGCGTGAAGCCGGTGCGGATATCGAAACGGGCGAGGACTGGATCAGCCTGGATATGCACGGCAAGCGTCCTAAGGCCGTGAACTTCCGCACGGCGCCGCATCCGGGCTTCCCGACCGATATGCAGGCGCAGTTCAGCCTGCTGAACCTGGTCGCTGAAGGCACCGGTGTGATTACCGAAACCATCTTTGAAAACCGCTTTATGCACATCCCTGAGCTGATTCGTATGGGCGCACATGCGGAAATCGAGAGCAACACGGCGATTTGTCACGGTGTGGAGAAACTCTCCGGGGCACAGGTGATGGCTACTGACCTGCGTGCTTCAGCCAGTCTGGTTCTGGCCGGCTGTATCGCAGAAGGGACAACGATTGTTGACCGCATTTATCATATCGATCGTGGCTATGAGCACATCGAAGATAAGCTGAAAGCGATGGGTGCGAATATCGAGCGCGTAAGCGGCGAAGAGTAA
- a CDS encoding LysM-like peptidoglycan-binding domain-containing protein, translated as MPKASSESRVPQFFSQIWHLPDSVRWMDPLPPFHRRGIILALMVMLLAFLWPAPTPMQAPRPMTSGQSSDTSVPLQAEISDESPPAQPQVTNDTQGTWHSYQIAAGQTLAQLFRDNNLPVNDVFAMAQVEGDSKPLSTLHTGQAVRIRLNAQGVVNGLTVDTDNGQILFTRQPDGTFIRAQ; from the coding sequence ATGCCCAAAGCGTCTTCAGAATCACGAGTACCGCAATTTTTCAGCCAGATCTGGCACCTGCCTGATTCCGTACGCTGGATGGATCCGCTGCCGCCCTTTCACCGTCGGGGCATTATTCTCGCTCTTATGGTGATGCTGCTGGCCTTTCTCTGGCCTGCCCCCACCCCCATGCAGGCGCCCAGGCCGATGACTTCCGGGCAGTCTTCCGATACCAGCGTGCCTTTGCAGGCGGAGATCAGTGATGAGAGTCCGCCTGCTCAGCCTCAGGTTACTAACGATACCCAGGGGACCTGGCACAGCTACCAGATTGCTGCGGGTCAGACGCTGGCGCAGTTATTCCGTGACAACAATCTGCCGGTCAATGATGTGTTTGCCATGGCGCAGGTTGAAGGTGACAGCAAACCGCTGAGTACCTTACATACCGGTCAGGCCGTGCGAATTCGTCTGAATGCTCAGGGTGTGGTGAATGGCTTAACGGTGGATACCGATAATGGGCAGATCCTGTTTACCCGCCAGCCAGATGGCACCTTTATCCGGGCGCAGTAG
- the fklB gene encoding FKBP-type peptidyl-prolyl cis-trans isomerase, protein MTTPSFDSVEAQASYGIGLQVGQQLLESGLQGLQPEALLAGLRDALEGNAPAVPVDVVHRALREVHERADAVRRERQQTMAVEGQKFLEENSKREGVSSTETGLQFSVMTQGEGAIPSRQDRVRVHYTGKLIDGSVFDSSVQRGEPAEFPVSGVIPGWIEALTLMPVGSKWELVIPHELAYGERGAGASIPPFSTLVFEVELLEIL, encoded by the coding sequence ATGACTACCCCTTCTTTTGACAGCGTAGAAGCGCAAGCAAGTTACGGTATCGGTTTACAGGTTGGCCAGCAGCTGCTGGAATCTGGACTGCAGGGTCTGCAGCCAGAAGCATTGCTGGCAGGCCTGCGCGATGCGCTGGAAGGGAACGCCCCTGCTGTACCTGTAGACGTTGTTCACCGTGCGCTGCGTGAAGTCCATGAGCGTGCAGATGCCGTGCGTCGTGAGCGCCAGCAGACAATGGCAGTTGAAGGTCAGAAATTCCTGGAAGAGAACAGCAAGCGCGAAGGCGTGAGCAGCACTGAAACGGGTCTGCAGTTCAGCGTGATGACTCAGGGTGAAGGTGCAATCCCCTCCCGTCAGGATCGCGTACGCGTTCACTACACCGGTAAGCTGATTGACGGCAGCGTGTTCGACAGCTCAGTACAGCGTGGCGAACCGGCTGAATTCCCGGTCAGCGGCGTTATCCCAGGCTGGATTGAAGCGCTGACGCTGATGCCAGTAGGTTCAAAGTGGGAGCTGGTTATCCCTCACGAACTGGCCTACGGTGAGCGTGGCGCTGGGGCTTCTATCCCGCCATTCAGCACGCTGGTGTTTGAAGTTGAGCTGTTAGAAATCCTGTAA